One genomic region from Rosa rugosa chromosome 1, drRosRugo1.1, whole genome shotgun sequence encodes:
- the LOC133726620 gene encoding uncharacterized protein LOC133726620 isoform X1, translated as MRGLQISSTSHNQTPPPPPPPPPLRQDPPTSTTIPPQDDDPYTVFQATVDLIQSQQEDIHTSIEALSRSQTTITHQFAAFQQLLMNHLQPPQQPASTTTSPYDFSWQLGSSVAQSIAQIQPSTPATHPQISFGSIPPPPNSWSALTIAQTPPPLSGPGPSTSQPSPATPRPPPYSNHLSTPPRYYTSFSAPPHYATTPALAQQLPPPLSFATSFPAYTPTSRPPQQYNTPPDPHFFRPPKVVDLPRFTGEDVTGWLAMAERYIRSQHIPPQERVSTIASHFGPDASIWMTASAFEQRNPAANWDCFVAAFLEHFGSGNVTDFKAALSHIQQSSSVDEFITAFTKLSCRTPDWSDEQLLPIFLGGLKSELRHDVMALEPNTLSQAQRLARRYEARLLDFRAMRSHRTSSWSYSPKPPSGPHSSATQSINNTHMQPTNSTFQPATNNQSSQRPRQEATYRRLSTPEQRERRAKGLCFHCDEQWSAAHVCKKPILAILECPIAQENTVENNVDHDNIEELTDATDPPLPLNAITNSSVSEMMRFKGLVNGLPVNIFVDCGSAMNFLNPAIAKQLGSLRFPVQQPSVSPQPPENQLHHQAWRTTSPFAFRITNSPTPSFFCL; from the coding sequence ATGAGAGGCCTGCAAATCTCTTCGACTTCACACAACcaaaccccaccaccaccacctcccccGCCACCCCTGCGCCAAGATCCCCCCACTTCAACCACTATACCACCTCAAGATGATGACCCCTACACTGTGTTTCAAGCCACTGTCGACCTCATCCAATCACAGCAAGAGGATATCCACACCTCCATTGAGGCATTATCTCGGAGCCAGACCACCATAACACATCAATTTGCTGCTTTCCAGCAGCTACTCATGAACCATCTCCAACCTCCACAACAACCTGCCTCCACGACTACATCACCATATGATTTTTCATGGCAATTGGGTTCCTCCGTAGCCCAATCCATCGCCCAAATTCAACCTTCAACACCAGCTACACACCCACAAATCTCCTTTGGATCAATTCCACCACCACCCAATTCTTGGTCGGCTCTAACCATAGCCCAAACACCGCCACCACTCTCTGGCCCCGGTCCCAGCACCTCCCAGCCTTCACCTGCAACTCCCAGACCTCCACCATACTCCAACCACCTCTCTACCCCACCCCGATACTACACCTCTTTCTCGGCCCCTCCCCACTACGCCACTACCCCTGCACTAGCCCAACAACTTCCACCCCCACTGAGCTTTGCCACATCATTCCCTGCATACACCCCAACCTCCAGACCCCCTCAGCAATACAACACCCCACCAGACCCACATTTTTTCCGGCCACCCAAGGTGGTGGACCTTCCGCGCTTCACGGGCGAGGATGTAACCGGTTGGCTAGCCATGGCTGAAAGGTACATACGCTCCCAGCACATCCCTCCACAAGAAAGGGTATCCACAATTGCATCACACTTTGGACCGGATGCATCCATTTGGATGACTGCGTCTGCGTTTGAGCAACGCAACCCGGCAGCGAATTGGGATTGTTTTGTAGCTGCGTTCTTAGAGCATTTTGGGTCCGGCAATGTCACCGACTTCAAGGCTGCGTTGTCACACATTCAGCAATCATCCTCTGTCGATGAATTCATTACGGCCTTCACCAAACTCTCTTGTCGTACTCCGGATTGGTCAGACGAGCAACTACTTCCGATCTTTCTGGGTGGCCTAAAATCGGAACTCCGGCACGATGTTATGGCCCTCGAGCCCAACACTCTGTCCCAAGCCCAGCGTCTAGCCCGACGCTACGAAGCACGCCTCCTCGATTTCCGCGCCATGCGCTCCCATCGCACGAGTTCTTGGTCGTACTCCCCCAAGCCACCAAGTGGTCCCCATTCCTCTGCCACCCAAAGCATAAACAATACACACATGCAGCCGACCAACTCTACTTTCCAACCTGCCACCAACAATCAGTCATCTCAAAGACCCCGTCAAGAGGCAACTTACAGGCGCTTGTCCACAccagaacagagagagagaagagccAAAGGGCTCTGTTTCCATTGCGATGAACAGTGGTCGGCAGCCCATGTCTGCAAAAAGCCAATACTAGCCATCCTCGAATGTCCCATTGCTCAAGAGAATACTGTAGAAAACAATGTTGACCATGATAACATAGAAGAGCTGACAGACGCAACAGACCCACCCCTGCCTCTCAACGCTATCACCAATTCGTCGGTAAGCGAGATGATGCGCTTCAAGGGTCTTGTGAATGGCCTCCCAGTCAATATCTTTGTGGACTGTGGTTCCGCAATGAACTTTCTTAATCCTGCGATTGCCAAACAATTGGGCTCTCTTCGGTTTCCCGTACAACAGCCTTCCGTTTCTCCACAGCCACCGGAGAACCAGTTACACCATCAGGCATGGCGAACGACATCACCGTTCGCATTCAGGATTACGAATTCACCGACTCCTTCCTTCTTCTGCCTGTAA
- the LOC133726620 gene encoding protein RST1-like isoform X2 yields the protein MQKSDDHQLQQYAAWAASFLRNHLWSKDAVNVDNSLNTDSGGSKSVSQSFADDSLVMKLSSWLMHLNFTRVPRLPTLDWGSIIRRGMRYEAQVAEMLPTESSFRKGILREECLKFSLAHANKFDQLLSFLDELSDLSRFSTLEWNLQSCVLNHLADLIKVFSGSRLEKLFDVLCNYFTSRQSYDTDETSLLRISCWKGLYKCLDEASLDSLEYISDIEKCMEVLFSLLPARQLAAVVGVGRSNSLKEWSEAVKCLGKARKSWLADFLQVSQEGLQQRDGQRLDVLKKCKPNLS from the exons ATGCAGAAATCTGATGATCATCAATTGCAACAGTATGCTGCATGGGCGGCTTCATTTCTTCGAAATCATTTGTGGTCTAAGGATGCTGTCAATGTTGACAATAGTCTTAATACTGATTCAGGTGGTTCAAAATCTGTTTCCCAAAGTTTTGCAGATGACAGTTTAGTTATGAAGCTTTCTTCATGGCTAATGCATCTCAACTTTACCAGG GTTCCTAGATTGCCAACGTTGGACTGGGGATCAATCATTAGACGTGGCATGAGATATGAGGCACAGGTTGCGGAGATGTTACCAACAGAATCATCATTCCGAAAAGGAATTCTTAGGGAGGAGTGTCTAAAGTTCTCATTAGCTCATGCAAATAAATTTGACCAACTCCTAAGTTTCCTAGATGAGCTATCTGACTTGTCCAGATTCAGTACACTAGAGTGGAATCTGCAATCTTGTGTTCTCAACCATCTTGCCGACCTCATAAAAGTATTCTCCGGTTCTAGGCTTGAGAAACTATTTGATGTTCTCTGCAACTACTTTACTTCACGTCAATCATATGACACTGATGAGACAAGTTTGTTACGGATTTCATGCTGGAAGGGTCTCTACAAGTGTTTAGACGAGGCTTCTCTTGATTCTCTCGAGTACATATCCGACATAGAAAAATGCATGGAGGTGCTGTTTTCCTTGTTACCTGCAAGGCAATTGGCTGCTGTGGTAGGAGTAGGTCGGTCGAATTCTTTAAAGGAGTGGTCTGAGGCAGTTAAATGCTTAGGAAAGGCTCGGAAAAGTTGGTTGGCGGATTTCCTACAG GTTTCACAGGAGGGCCTGCAACAAAGAGATGGCCAGCGTCTAGATGTTCTAAAAAAATGCAAGCCAAATCTAAGCTAG